The sequence GTAATTTCTTCGGTTTGCTGCCCATCATCTTTGCCTTCATCATCCCGGCCGTGACCATGCGCCTGTTTTCAGAAGAGATATATGTCGGCTCATATGAAATCCTGATGACCCTGCCGCTGACTTTCACTGAAGTTATTGTCGGCAAATTTCTGGCCGCCGTGGCTTTTGTCATGATCATGCTGTTGCCGACACTTTCGTATACCATCACCATCGCTTTGCTTGGCAAATTGGACCTCGGCCCTATTATCGGCGGCTACATCGGCGCCATATTCCTTGGCGCCCTGTTTTCGGCCATCGGGCTGCTCGCCTCCGCGCTGACCCGCAACCAGATCATTGCCTTTATTATCGGCATGAGCGTCTGCTTCGCCTTGACCCTGATCGATAAAATGCTCTTCTTTTTGCCCGAATCTTTGCTTGGTGTTCTGCAAAACATCGGCGCCGATTTTCATTTCCAAAACATTGCCAAGGGCATTATCGATTCGCGCGACATTCTCTATTTTGTCAGTGTAAGTTTTGTGGCTTTGTATGCCGGCAACCTGGTAATGCAGGGAAAAAAGTGAGAGGTTAACATGAAAATTA is a genomic window of Candidatus Aminicenantes bacterium containing:
- a CDS encoding ABC transporter permease subunit, giving the protein NFFGLLPIIFAFIIPAVTMRLFSEEIYVGSYEILMTLPLTFTEVIVGKFLAAVAFVMIMLLPTLSYTITIALLGKLDLGPIIGGYIGAIFLGALFSAIGLLASALTRNQIIAFIIGMSVCFALTLIDKMLFFLPESLLGVLQNIGADFHFQNIAKGIIDSRDILYFVSVSFVALYAGNLVMQGKK